In Zingiber officinale cultivar Zhangliang chromosome 1A, Zo_v1.1, whole genome shotgun sequence, a genomic segment contains:
- the LOC122015205 gene encoding pathogenesis-related protein STH-2-like yields the protein MSQPQGSGKERSRSPISCTPSSCLTFFSKAERIGEGVGAINVFYFAPAANLPPGSLNKNKIEVLDEATFTFKNSSVEGGLLGVLVKSQTYESVFVPSGADSCVAKLKFEYETIGGKDLSEEELKATRDGSIGVLKATEGYLLANPDVYA from the exons ATGTCTCAGCCACAAGGCTCTGGAAAGGAGCGATCGAGGAGCCCCATATCTTGTACCCCAAGCTCATGCCTGACTTTTTTTTCTAAAGCCGAGCGTATTGGAGAGGGAGTCGGAGCTATTAACGTCTTCTACTTCGCTCCGG CCGCAAATCTGCCACCGGGAAGCCTCAACAAGAACAAGATAGAAGTGCTCGATGAAGCCACATTCACTTTTAAGAACTCGTCCGTCGAAGGAGGGCTCCTTGGCGTGCTTGTTAAATCACAAACCTATGAGTCCGTCTTCGTTCCATCTGGTGCTGATAGTTGCGTTGCGAAGCTCAAGTTTGAGTATGAAACAATTGGGGGCAAAGATCTCAGTGAAGAGGAACTAAAAGCCACCAGAGATGGATCCATCGGAGTGCTCAAGGCCACCGAAGGATATCTACTTGCCAATCCTGATGTCTACGCTTAA
- the LOC122015186 gene encoding pathogenesis-related protein STH-2-like, whose amino-acid sequence MVSGSCTDEVTLNVSAPRLWKGAVCEPHILYPKLLPDFFSKAERIGEGVGAVNVFYFAPASNMPLGSFNKNKIVVLDETTYTFKNTATEGGLIGVLLKSLDYESVFVPSGADSCIAKIKMEYETLGGKDLSEEEVKPIRDGSIGVLKAVEGYLLANPDVYA is encoded by the exons ATGGTATCTGGTTCCTGCACCGACGAGGTCACCCTCAATGTCTCTGCTCCAAGGCTCTGGAAAGGAGCAGTGTGCGAACCCCACATCTTGTACCCTAAGCTCTTGCCTGACTTTTTCTCTAAAGCTGAGCGTATTGGAGAGGGAGTTGGAGCCGTCAATGTTTTCTACTTTGCTCCAG CTTCTAATATGCCACTGGGAAGCTTCAACAAGAACAAAATAGTAGTGTTGGATGAGACAACTTACACTTTCAAAAACACAGCCACCGAAGGAGGTCTCATAGGCGTATTGCTCAAGTCACTTGATTATGAGTCAGTGTTTGTGCCCTCGGGTGCTGATAGTTGCATTGCAAAGATCAAGATGGAGTATGAAACACTCGGGGGCAAGGATCTTAGTGAGGAAGAGGTAAAACCAATTAGAGATGGATCCATTGGAGTCCTCAAAGCTGTCGAAGGATACTTGCTTGCTAATCCTGATGTCTATGCATGA
- the LOC122015195 gene encoding pathogenesis-related protein 1-like: protein MVSGSFTGEVTLNVSAARLWKGGIEEPHILYPKLMPDYISKAERIGEGVGAINVFYYSPAANLPPGSLIKNKIEVLDEATFTFKNSSVEGGLLGVLVKSFTYESVFIPSGPDSCVAKIKFDYETIADQDLSEEELKAGRDGSIAVLKATEGYLLANPDVYA from the exons ATGGTTTCCGGTTCCTTCACCGGCGAGGTCACTCTCAATGTCTCAGCCGCAAGACTCTGGAAAGGAGGGATCGAGGAGCCCCATATCTTGTACCCCAAGCTCATGCCTGATTATATTTCCAAAGCCGAGCGTATTGGAGAGGGAGTCGGAGCTATTAACGTTTTCTACTACTCTCCGG CCGCAAATCTGCCACCGGGAAGCCTCATCAAGAACAAGATAGAAGTGCTCGATGAAGCGACTTTCACTTTTAAGAACTCGTCCGTCGAAGGAGGGCTCCTTGGAGTGCTTGTTAAATCATTCACCTATGAGTCCGTCTTCATTCCATCCGGTCCTGATAGTTGCGTTGCGAAGATCAAGTTCGACTATGAAACAATTGCGGACCAAGATCTCAGTGAAGAGGAACTAAAAGCCGGCAGAGATGGATCGATCGCAGTGCTCAAGGCCACCGAAGGATATCTACTTGCCAATCCTGATGTCTACGCTTAA